The region TGCTTCCTTGCAATTGGCCAAGAACTCTTGGTGAACTCTTTTGGCATGATTCAAGGCCGAGAGCAATCTCGTTTCATTGTCCAGTGCCAATTTCAAGCCCAAAGCCGAGGCATCCTCGCCCCTTCCCTCCCACACCCCTCTGCACGAAAGATCCAAGGAGAACTGTACTCGTTCCATCAAATGTACATGGAAGGGGAACTGGCGGCAGAAATGCGGTCTATGTGAATATATGGTGCATCTCCCATGCTCGAGGAAGGTGCACGGACCAAATCCATTCTTCATGGCCAGGGCTGTATGCTTATGCGGAAACTTTCGTATGATGATCTTTTGAGGATAGTTGCGCCTGAAGAATTCTTCCTCTGAGCTTAATAACTCGGGCTGACATAGGCAACACAAGGAGCAGTTGTCGATGCAGACGAACTTCTGCCCCTGCAATTCCGAAAGGTCAAGTGGCAAATCTACCCCTGGCAACCACGTCCCTCCCTATACGCTCCCCCACCAGTCCTCCATCTTCTACCATCAATTGCCCCCTCAAGAAAACGGCCTGGGGAAAGATGGCCTCATGTCCTTCGAAGGGCGTCCAACCGCATTTGGAGCGCACTCGGCGGGCGGAGACGAGGCTTACCTGACGAGGGTCCAAAACCATCAAGTCTGCATCCATTCCCTTCCCTATCGCACCTTTGTTCAGGCCAAATATAGAAGCGGGTTTGGTGCAGGCGGCATCGACGAGGCGTTCCAACGAGATCGCTCCTTTCCTGACCTGAGCCATCATCAAAGGGAACGAGGTTTCCACCCCGGGAACGCCTGAAGGGACTGAATCGAATTCCATCTCCTTCTCCTCCGGAGTATGAGGCGCGTGGTCCGAAGCCAATATATCCACTTTTCCCACCGCGAAAGCTGCGAGTAACGCCTCTCGATCCTCCTTAGACCTTAAAGGCGGATTGACTTTACAATATCCTTTGCGAGAGCACGTGGAAATGTCCAGTAACATATGGTGAGGAGTGGCCTCGCATGTGAATTTTCCCTTTTCTAACGCTGACAGGCCTTCACGACAACTTACATGACAGATGTTGATCTTCGCCTTTTTCGAGTGCTCGGCCAATCGAGCGATGGCTGAGGCTTCCGCTTGAGGCGGTCTTGACTCCCCATGCTGCACAATGCTCATATCTCTTCTTTTCAAGAGCAAATGTTCATCCTCCGCATGAACGCTGATTACTTTATTCAGAGGTCGGATTGCTTCCACAGCTCTTCTTATTCCCTCGTCTTCGGCTAAGAGAATGCTCCCCGTTGTGGATGACATATAGATCTTGAAACCGACCACGAGATCAGCGATGCGCCGAGGATTGGAAGATTCGCTAATTCCTCCAAAGAGGCCAAAGTCTGTCCAAGCCTTTTTGGAAGCGATCTCTTTCTTCCATATGACCTCATCTCGGCCTAAGGTCGGAGGCTTTGTGTTTGGCATATCGAGAACGCAGGTCACACCTCCGAACAGAGCCGCGATGGTTCCTGAGGAGAAGTCCTCTTTATGAGTTAGCCCTGGATCCCGCATATGCGTATGCACGTCGATGGCAGCAGGAAGGATTAATCTGTCATTGAAGTCCAGGTTTTTATCTCCCTTCAGGGTTTTTCTTATCTCCGCTATCTTTCCTTCATCTATGCCGATGCAAAGGTGCTGCAGCTTGCCGTTGAACCAAGCCCTCCCCTCTACCACCAGTTCCATGCCATCACTCTAGGACTTTTCTTTTCACCTTGCCCCTTGGCTCCTCTTCAGCGAAAATCTCTGCTTGGAATTTGTATATCTTGCACGCTCGATCGAGCCAGCAATCAGGAGTCAACCCTGCCTTCATGCACGTTTCCGAGAGAAATGTTTCTGCATCGAAACCCCACTCCGTAGCCACCTGGGGCAACAGAAGGCCCCGATAATATCCCATCTCCACTATGAGACCGTCCTGCCCTATCCTGACCTGTGAAGGGAGCCGCTTCCTGTCGTCTATCTTTATCTCCACAGGAGGTGTCAGCACGCTTACTTCCACGACTATATTAGGTAGCTCCTCGGCCCTGAGACGGGGAAAACGAGGGTCATGGCAGGCCCCCTGAGCAGCCTTCACCAAAGCCTTCCCCAAAGAATATACTGGTTCAGGGTATCCGATGCAGCCGCGGAGGTTCATATCTGGATATGTATGAATGGTCACGAAGACACCTCTTTTTTCGCGAAAACTCCCCGGAGCGTCGATCTGACCGGGATCCTTATCCTCAGCCTCCGCCTCGATTGTCTGCCTCGCGATCCTAACTGCGCACTCGCCTTCCTTATCGTTCATGGTCATTACCTTGACGAGCTAAAGCACCATATTCGTCAGCCTTATTAGCGCGAACCTCCAGGTGCATATGGTAGATTCTAGACCTTCCATATTAAAAGATTCGTGATATGGGGATGCCAAAGAGGCTAAGTTTCATGATTGAGGTTGCATTGGAATCATACGAATCCTATCATATCGCTCTTCCCTATCACCTTAGGATTTTCGCCAACTTCTCATGATATTTGTCTCTTTCGTAAAATTTGGTGTGCTTAAACTTTCACCTCCTTTTTTGTCAGCGAAATTTGCTAAGTTTCGAAGAGTGAAAAAGCGAGGCTTAAGAAAACTCTTTATCAATTCCGCGCTCTAGTATATCATCATGAGGGAAAGGGCGAAGGATATCTTGGTAGAAGAGGTGATGAGCAAGAATCCCAGGACTATCACTCCCGATATGACAGCTCAATCGGCCGCCAAACTGATGCGTCAAGAGAATATCGGAAGCCTGGTGGTTTTAGAGAAGGGGAAACCAGTGGGGATAGTTACTGAGAAAGACTTAGTGCATAAGGTATTGGCAGAGGGAAAAGCGGCTGCAAAGGTCAAAGTTGAGGAGATAATGAGCGCACCTCTAATAACCATCGGACCTAAGGAAAGCGTAGCCGACGCATCCAGGAAGATGGCAGATATGAGATTGCGTCGTCTGCCGGTGGTTCAAGGAGGAAGCCTAGTGGGAATAATCACAGAGAATGATGTGCTCCGCCTCTCTCCCTCCCTTATCGAACTCACTAGGGAATGGTCCAAGATCGGAGCATCCTGCGCCTCTTCTCGCATAGACTTGAGCGAGGGCTACTGCGAGAGCTGTGGAACATATTCCAGCGATCTAGCGGAACTACAGGGGATGTTGCTTTGCGAGGAATGCTTCGAGCGACAGCGTAAAGGGTGAGTCAATCGAACGAACTAGGCATAGCTGAAACATCACTCGACCTTTATCTTCTTCAGTTTGACCTCTCCGCCCGGTCTCCCCTTCTCCACCCTTTCGATTTCTGCATCGATAAGGGCTCTCATCATTAGTAAAAGCTCCTTCTTCGCCGCCTTGCCGTGCTTCTTAGCCTCTTCCGGGAACATGCTCTTAGGCATCATCCCCTCGAATGCCTGCGCCAGCTCGGTCATCGCTCGGAATATGTGCATTTGCGTCTCCCTGGACATCATCCCCGCCACCCCTGAGGCCCCTTGCTCTTGAGCGGATTCTAAATTCTCCTCCGCATTTATCTCCACGGCCTCATCGGCCTTTTCTGTTCTTTTTCCTTTCGCCAACCGGCTCACCTCCCTCGAAACGTATCAGCAGGTATCCATCCTTGAATTCAGCCTTGGTGGCCTCTTTGTTGACCAAGGAGTATGGCAAGGCCACCGACCTCTTGTACCAGCCCACCTGCACAATCAATGTATCACTCGACTTATATAATTCTACCTCCTGTTTCGTGGAGAAGGGCAATTTTATAGAGATGGTATCTATCCCATTATCCACATAGATGCGCAAGGCTTTCTCCGTGGTGTAGACTTGGGTGGGGTCTTCCCCATCGAAGAGCATGTCCGCCAGGCGCTCCAAGCTATCCATGCCGAATAGTTCTGTGGAGAAGAGGGTGGCCTTGAGAGTTTTGAGAGGAGAGAAGGATTCCTCGATTATCTGCATATACTTTTTCTGTTCCTCAAGCTTATCTTTGAAGTACTCCCCTGTACCATCTTCCGGCAGTAAACGATTAATTACCAGGCTGTCAACCGTAAGATTGTAGAGAGAAAGATAGGTGTAGGCACGCTTAGTCTCATTAATCACCATCTTTTCGGGATTTACCACTAAACGAATGGAGGTTATGTTAGGGTCGTCAAGGATCTTCTTGACCACTTTCAAGCGTTCTCTTATATGGTCTATGTCCTTGAAGAGTTCGTCCGGTGGCAGAGGAGCAGACATCACCTTCCCCACCGTCGCCCTTGCCAGTTTGGTAATGTTCTTCAGGACCTTATAGATCTTGTCGAACCACCAATCGCTCACATCAGGAAAGGAGAGCAATCTCAAAGTTTCTCCCGTGGGTGCTGTGTCGATGACAATAACGTCGAACTCTTTGGTCTCGTTGTACTCCCAAAGATAGAACAGTGCTGACATGAGCTCCATTCCCGGCCAGACCGTCATTTCCTTCGCGGTCACGCCCTCAATGCCCTGAGAGGCGAGGAACTCCGTGACATACTTGTCAATCTCCTGCCACCGGTGCTCCATCTCATACAGCACATCCACCTCCAATGCCCAAAGGTTCTCAGCCACCTGCTTGGGCTTTCCTCCTAATTGGACGTCGAGACTGTCCGCCAGGGAATGAGCTTGATCTGTGGAGATGGCTATGGTCTTGTAGCCCAACTTCGCAGCCCTTAGCGCGGTTGCGGCTGCCACCGAGGTCTTACCTACACCTCCTTTACCAGTGTAGATTATCACTCTTATTTTTTCACCCCGCACGAGGACAGAGATGCTCCTACATTAAGGATGCGGACAATACCACGATACATCCTTCTCGAATATGAAATATAAAGTTAGGAGAATATGAGTAGAGGATGATTAACTGGCTCCGATTTCACAAGGCAGAATCAGAAATATTTAGGTGCCGGGGAGGGGGTTCGAACCCCTGACCTTCGGATTTCCCTGGAGAGGTCTCGGTGTTATTCCTCTTACCCTATGAGTCCGACGCTCCACCAGGCTGAGCCACCCCGGCATTTGGGGTTTATTGCTCTGATCCTTCTGGTTCTTCACTCTCTTCCAAGACCTCTTCCTCTACCGCTAACTCTTCGCTCTCCTCCGCTTCCCCAGTTTCAGAGGAGGGGGATGTAACGGTCTGGGATTCGGTCGGTTGTGGAGCCTCTATGATCGATTGATTCTGGGATTCAACCGAACCCATCTCCAGAACCTCAGTTCTTCGAATCTCCACACGCTTTATCGGTACGATGACCTTTGAGGCATTGGATAGCCTTTTAGCCAGGTCTCCGGAGATTATCTGCTTCACCAGATCGGAAATCGTCATTTCCCTTGCCGCAGCCTGAAGGTCATTCGTCATCAGGGTGCGAACTGCGGTCTCCTGCGAGGATTGAATCCTCTTGTCAGTGATGCTCATCGGCTTTATCCTGACCTTATAACCGTCCTTAGTGACCACGTCTATAACATGGTCGGTTTTGGTCTTCTTTCGTCGGGTCAGCCTGCGAATATAATCACTGGTAAGATCCTGTCCCACAAACACAGTGTGAGCTTCGAATCCGCGCACGTCATTGATTTTGAACTTGAGTTTCACATGCATTTTGGAGAAGTCACCAGTCAGATCGTGGACCGTCACCTCCGTGGTTCGGCCAATGAGTGTGGCGGGATCAGAGCTTGGCGTCTCTCCTAGCGAAGCTTGGTTGAACATCATCGGCGCGAGGATCTTATACCACTCCTTCGCCTTCCATCGGTCCTTGACCTTGCGCGCCGTCGTCTTGGCGGCCGCTTTTTTCTTCTCAGCCAATTGAATAGCCTCCGTGCTTAAGGCAGATTCCGAAATGGTTACGCCTATTAAAGCTTTACTTGACGATGAACTCTGCCAATACTGCTAAAAAATGGGTACTGGCTATGAGAAGAATGAGGTTCACACCCAATTGAATAAGAAATGTCGAGAAACACGAAGCGAAAGCGATCAACTGACTTTTTCCATTAAGATTAGGATTATCAGGTACCATCCGATCAAGGAGAGCATTATCGGGTCAATCCAAGCTGATTCTTTTAGAATCTGACAGGTGCCTTCAACGCACAGCAGCTTTTGTTTGTAACTGAACACCATCAAATCGCCGTCCGATTGATAAAAAGTCCAGTTGCTGTCTCTCAACGTAGGCCCTCTCATCTCTATGGTACCTCCATTCAATAACTCCAGCGTGCACTTGACACCCCAGCTCCGCTCGAACTTAACATAAGCTATGTCCTCTTCCAAATCTTTCTTCCGAACCGTTACCATCGGTCTGAGGAAACCGACACGCTTTAATGTGAAACTCTTTCCTTTGCTCCCCATTTCCGCGAGAGAGCCGAATGCCTTTAAGAACTGCAGCCATCCTACTTCCAAGCCCTCTTCGAGAAGTACGTATTGCCTAGCCATCGGCCTGGTTTGCTTCAGCTCTAGTACCCTCTGAGGATTATTTCTCGCGCTCACTTTCCACCCCGCTAGTAGGACACTCTCCTGGCGCTGCTGCGCTGCTGGCTGCCAATTCCTCGTCGAACATCATCATGGCCGCATACCACAAGAGGATGGCCAGGAATAGCGGTTCAGGATCTTTCTCAGTAAGCCCCAAGTCATGGAACTCCCCCCTGCGACGCAACAATGATGCCTCATGCGTCAACCTGCACAGGGGCCTGCCCGAATGGTCAGTTATCTCGAAGTAATCCTTCCTTATGCTCGGACCATGGAAGATATAATTCCTCCCATCTGCCATCGATAGTTGGCCAGAGAGCTCGAACCCCCAGCTGAATCTGAGCACGGCAAGGTTCGTGGTCTCGCCTTGCCTTCTCACAGATATGAAAGGACAAAGGAATCCGCCACGCTTAAGCGTAATGACTTTTCCCTCATATTCCCCGCGAGCCAATGAGCCTAGAGGTGAGGTGAAGGTCAATCTCGCCTTCTCCTCCCCATCCTTCTTAAGAACATACGCCCTGGCAGTGGCCTTAGGTTGCGTCCACTCCATCGATCCTATTTTTCCAGAGGCTGAGTAGGACATGAGTGCCTATTTAATCTGGCCCAATAAATTCTTTTGCCAACGGCCAAAAGGTATTTGAAAAAATATGAAGGGATTAGAAGGTCGCTTAGAGTGCTTCCCCATATTCCTTCAGTACAGACTCAAGGCAGCGCTTAGAAAGAGAGTCGAGCGCAACCTCCTGTTCCTTAAGCCGTTCCTCCATCTCCTTCACGGACTTGAGGGTGGAGATGAACGCCACCACAAAGGAAGATGTGCCTTCTATCCTGAAAGCGGCTACTTTCTCGCCCTGCTTGAGCTCCTTCCTCTCCCTCTTCGCCTGAATGTTAACAAAGGGGAGCAGTTGCTCAGGGATCTCCCCTACGGTATAAACCCCGACCAACTCTGCCCTGAACATATTCAGACCTTAGAGGTTTACCTTAGTCACATGCGCTTCTAGTCCCAATTTGTCACGCGGCAGTCCGAAGGCCATGCCGTAGAGCTGGGACAGGTGAATGACGGGGATATTATATCCGGGAAGGTCGTTCTGGGACGCATCGTACTGCAAGTGGCAGAACGGGCACACATCCACGATCATCTGAGCATTCACCTTCTTCAGGTTCTTTAGCTTCTCCTCTGTCATTCTTAGCGCGGTCTTGTTGTCCCTGGAGCGAACCCCACCACCAGCTCCGCAGCACATGAGCTTGTCCTTATAGTTTATGCTCTTGGCGCCAGTAGCCTCCACCAGCTCGTCCAATATCCTTGGCCTCTCTGGATCGTCCAGATGCTTCACACGTGTAGGCTTTACGAAGTGGCAGCCATAATGCACAGCTATGTTATAGTTCAAGGGATTCTTCACATGCGCCTTGATCTTCTCCATACCGATGTCCTTATATAGAACCTCAGCGAAATGGCGCACCTTCACTGCTCCATTGTATTTGAGGCCTACTTTGCTCAGAACATCATTAACTTTCTTCATCTCCTCTGGGTGATGCTGCATAATATGATTGGCCTCGAACATGGAGCCATAGCATCCATTGCAGATCGTCATTATGTCCGTCTTCTTCTGCTCCGCCAAAGCCAGATTCCGAGCAGCTAGGGCCAGCCATGTGGTCTGATCGAAAGAGCGAATCACACCTGGTGCCGGGCAGCACCCCGCACCCTCGAGCTCCACCAATTCAACGCCCAATGACTTGAATATCTCCCTCGTGGCCAATTCGATGCCTGGGTATCTGAGGGGGGCCACGCAACCCAGGAAGAAAGCGTACCTACCTGACATTCACTTCTTCCCTCCTTTCATCAGCTTGTCGAAACCGCACTCTTCCATTATCTTACGGAAATCCTCCATGGCCTTCTTGTTCCCAACGGTTGTAGGCGGATTCTCTGGCAATCCCATCTTAACCCTCAGCTTCATGACCTCCTCTTTGACGGGGACGGTGGCTCCATGTTTCAACATATTCTCTCCTATCTTCTTGTGCTGTTCGGCCATATGACCCTCCCTTACAGCCATGTTGCGCAATATGAACAGGATATCCGTGATCTCCACCTCTCTCGGACACCTTTCTACGCAAGAGTAGCAGGTGGTGCACAGCCATAGGTCATCCGAAGGAAGTATCTCATCCTTCAGCCCGAGCTGGGCCTTCCTGATTATCTGTCTCGTCCTGAAGGCCGTTAAACGACCTGATGGACAGGACGCAGTACAAGTTCCACACTGGTAGCATAGCATCAAAGTCTCGCCACCAGGTCCTCCTTTCTCAACCATCTTCGTGAATGCCGGATTGGGCTCAGCAATCTTGGTCATCGAAGCACCTGAGGGGCTGACCGTCACGGCCTTATATAAAAGTATGAGAAAAAATCAACGTTGTATTACCATAAATGGTAAATGCTACTGCAAAAGACGCTCCCTGCTCAATTCTCTCATCAGCCATGAGATTTCAGGTTTTTCTTGGCGATAAAGCGCCAATATCCTGTGCTCCGTGAATCTGGGATCGATGGAACTGGCAAGTCGCAAGCCCTTTCTGAGGGCAAAAGATTCATTGATGAAGAAGCTCTTCCCTGACTTGAGCAAGTGCGTGAGGGAACGAGTGGTTCCCTCGATGCTATATTTTCGTCCCGTGGTCTCGAGGTGCCTGTAGCCTATCCTCTGAGCCC is a window of Methanomassiliicoccales archaeon DNA encoding:
- a CDS encoding CBS domain-containing protein — its product is MRERAKDILVEEVMSKNPRTITPDMTAQSAAKLMRQENIGSLVVLEKGKPVGIVTEKDLVHKVLAEGKAAAKVKVEEIMSAPLITIGPKESVADASRKMADMRLRRLPVVQGGSLVGIITENDVLRLSPSLIELTREWSKIGASCASSRIDLSEGYCESCGTYSSDLAELQGMLLCEECFERQRKG
- a CDS encoding TIGR00296 family protein; the protein is MTMNDKEGECAVRIARQTIEAEAEDKDPGQIDAPGSFREKRGVFVTIHTYPDMNLRGCIGYPEPVYSLGKALVKAAQGACHDPRFPRLRAEELPNIVVEVSVLTPPVEIKIDDRKRLPSQVRIGQDGLIVEMGYYRGLLLPQVATEWGFDAETFLSETCMKAGLTPDCWLDRACKIYKFQAEIFAEEEPRGKVKRKVLE
- the pyrC gene encoding dihydroorotase, with translation MELVVEGRAWFNGKLQHLCIGIDEGKIAEIRKTLKGDKNLDFNDRLILPAAIDVHTHMRDPGLTHKEDFSSGTIAALFGGVTCVLDMPNTKPPTLGRDEVIWKKEIASKKAWTDFGLFGGISESSNPRRIADLVVGFKIYMSSTTGSILLAEDEGIRRAVEAIRPLNKVISVHAEDEHLLLKRRDMSIVQHGESRPPQAEASAIARLAEHSKKAKINICHVSCREGLSALEKGKFTCEATPHHMLLDISTCSRKGYCKVNPPLRSKEDREALLAAFAVGKVDILASDHAPHTPEEKEMEFDSVPSGVPGVETSFPLMMAQVRKGAISLERLVDAACTKPASIFGLNKGAIGKGMDADLMVLDPRQVSLVSARRVRSKCGWTPFEGHEAIFPQAVFLRGQLMVEDGGLVGERIGRDVVARGRFAT
- the hdrB gene encoding CoB--CoM heterodisulfide reductase subunit B, translated to MSGRYAFFLGCVAPLRYPGIELATREIFKSLGVELVELEGAGCCPAPGVIRSFDQTTWLALAARNLALAEQKKTDIMTICNGCYGSMFEANHIMQHHPEEMKKVNDVLSKVGLKYNGAVKVRHFAEVLYKDIGMEKIKAHVKNPLNYNIAVHYGCHFVKPTRVKHLDDPERPRILDELVEATGAKSINYKDKLMCCGAGGGVRSRDNKTALRMTEEKLKNLKKVNAQMIVDVCPFCHLQYDASQNDLPGYNIPVIHLSQLYGMAFGLPRDKLGLEAHVTKVNL
- the hdrC gene encoding CoB--CoM heterodisulfide reductase subunit C yields the protein MTVSPSGASMTKIAEPNPAFTKMVEKGGPGGETLMLCYQCGTCTASCPSGRLTAFRTRQIIRKAQLGLKDEILPSDDLWLCTTCYSCVERCPREVEITDILFILRNMAVREGHMAEQHKKIGENMLKHGATVPVKEEVMKLRVKMGLPENPPTTVGNKKAMEDFRKIMEECGFDKLMKGGKK
- a CDS encoding TRC40/GET3/ArsA family transport-energizing ATPase; this encodes MRGEKIRVIIYTGKGGVGKTSVAAATALRAAKLGYKTIAISTDQAHSLADSLDVQLGGKPKQVAENLWALEVDVLYEMEHRWQEIDKYVTEFLASQGIEGVTAKEMTVWPGMELMSALFYLWEYNETKEFDVIVIDTAPTGETLRLLSFPDVSDWWFDKIYKVLKNITKLARATVGKVMSAPLPPDELFKDIDHIRERLKVVKKILDDPNITSIRLVVNPEKMVINETKRAYTYLSLYNLTVDSLVINRLLPEDGTGEYFKDKLEEQKKYMQIIEESFSPLKTLKATLFSTELFGMDSLERLADMLFDGEDPTQVYTTEKALRIYVDNGIDTISIKLPFSTKQEVELYKSSDTLIVQVGWYKRSVALPYSLVNKEATKAEFKDGYLLIRFEGGEPVGERKKNRKGR
- a CDS encoding 30S ribosomal protein S3ae, which produces MAEKKKAAAKTTARKVKDRWKAKEWYKILAPMMFNQASLGETPSSDPATLIGRTTEVTVHDLTGDFSKMHVKLKFKINDVRGFEAHTVFVGQDLTSDYIRRLTRRKKTKTDHVIDVVTKDGYKVRIKPMSITDKRIQSSQETAVRTLMTNDLQAAAREMTISDLVKQIISGDLAKRLSNASKVIVPIKRVEIRRTEVLEMGSVESQNQSIIEAPQPTESQTVTSPSSETGEAEESEELAVEEEVLEESEEPEGSEQ
- a CDS encoding DUF749 family protein, with amino-acid sequence MFRAELVGVYTVGEIPEQLLPFVNIQAKRERKELKQGEKVAAFRIEGTSSFVVAFISTLKSVKEMEERLKEQEVALDSLSKRCLESVLKEYGEAL